The genomic stretch GCCAGGCCGACGTAATCCACTTCCTTTAAACACCTTGCCTCCCGGTATTCACACCTGGGGGCATAGGGACAGCCTGAGGGGCGGTCCTTTAAATAAGGCTGGGCTCCCGGTGCAGCCCGGAATCCATGTTCCGGCATAGCCCTGTAAAGGGCCTTTGAGTATGGATGACGTAGGAGTCTTTCCTCTCTGAAATCAGCGGCATATGCTTCCTCAACGCTGGTACCGGCATAGAATACCACAATCCGGTCAGCGACCTCCAGCGCTAACTCCAGGTCATGGGTGATGAGAAGAACACCGGCTCCTTCATCGGCCATTTCCCTAAAATGGGACAGCACCCGTTTTGCCGCCTCCAGATGCAGGCCCGGTGTAGGCTCATCCGCTATCACCAGCTTAGGTTTTTCCATGACAGCAGTGGAAATTAAGATCCTTCTGGTCATTCCTCCTGACAGCTCAAAGGGATAAAGCTTTTCCACAGTCTCATCAAGCCCATACCGCTTAAGGATTTTATAGCTTTCGCCCATGCTTCCCTGATCCCGTTTCCCTTTCCTGATCTGAGCCCCCGCCTTCATTAGGGGATCCAGATAAGAAACGCTTTGAGGGACCAGAACGATCTCCTTCCCCCGAAGCTGTCCCAGCCGTTTTTCCGTAAGCTTCTCCCCATAATAAGATATCTCCCCGGACCATGCCGCATTATAAGGCAGGATTCCCAGCACTCCATGGGCCAGAAGGCTTTTTCCCGAACCGCTGGAACCCACCACTGCCACCAGTTCTCCTTCTCTTACGGTAAGGCTTACGTCCTTGACAGCCAAAAGAGTGGTTTTTTTGATCCATCGCTCATATTGGGTAAATGATACTGACAGGTTTTTTACCGCCAGAACCGTTTTCTTCTCTTCCAATCCATTCCCTCCTACTGATGCAGGGCGCCCGGGTCTATAAGCCTGCCCACCATCTCTCCAGTTAGATGAAACAGCATAACAACAGCAACCAGAAATGCTCCTGGAAACAGCGCCAGCCACCATTTCCCCATTGACAGATATTTCATGCTCTCTGACAGGATCACGCCGATGGCAGGCTGCTCTGAGGAAAGCCCGAAGCCCAGAAACGTGATGCTGGCCTCATGAAGGATGGCATGGGGAAATAACAGCACAAGCCCAACAAGAAGCTGAGGAATCAAATGAGGCGTCATATGCTTAAGGGCTGTTTCAAACCCGCCGCGGCCAAGCTTACGGGAGATTTTTATGTACTGGCTCTCCTTAAGCTGAAGAACCTCTCCCCTGATCAGCCTGGCAAGGGAAGTCCAGTGGGTCAAAGAAATTCCCACTACAACTCCTTTAAAGCCTTTCCCCAAGGCAAAGGAGATCAAAACCAGCAGGAGGATATGAGGGATCCCCATGACAAGATCAATGAGCCCGACCACAAACCCGTCCGCCACTCTTCCCATGGACGCCGCAAAAAGTCCCAGGAAAAAGGCAATCACTGTGCTGACCACTGCTGTGAGAAGGCCAATGCGGATGCTCATGGAAAGACCGGTCATGGTCCTGGCAAACATATCACGGCCCATCCAGTCCGTCCCAAAGGGATGAGAAAAGCAGGGCGGCATATTTTTTCTGGAAAAATCAGTAACAAGGGCCTCTGTCCTGTAAAGCTGCCCTGCTATGGTCACAGCTGCCAAAAGAGTGATGAAAAGCACCAGGAGGCATACCATGGACTTCCGGCCATTCCATTGTTTCATATGACCTTCCTCCCTTTCCTCATTCTTGGGTCCACCACGCCGTAAAGTACGTTAGCAATAAAATTTCCTGTAAATACAATAGCCGCACTGATGACCGTGATCCCCAGAAGCAACGGAATATCACCGCCAAGTCCGGCCGTCACAGCCGCCTGGCCCAGTCCCGGATAGGAAAATACCTGTTCCACCAAAACCGAACCTCCAAAGATTTCGCTGACCGAAGCCAGCTGAAGGGTCAGGGCAGGAAGGAGAATATTTCTGATTCCGTGACGAAAGACAATCTGGCTTTTGGACTCTCCCCTTGCTCTTGCAAAGAGGACATAATCACTTTCCATAACTTGGATCATCTTCTCTCTTGTATGGAGAAGGATATTGGACATTCCGGTAATGGAAAGGGTCAGGCAGGGCAAGATCCCATGCACTGCCCTGTCCTTAATAG from Lacrimispora sphenoides JCM 1415 encodes the following:
- a CDS encoding ABC transporter ATP-binding protein gives rise to the protein MEEKKTVLAVKNLSVSFTQYERWIKKTTLLAVKDVSLTVREGELVAVVGSSGSGKSLLAHGVLGILPYNAAWSGEISYYGEKLTEKRLGQLRGKEIVLVPQSVSYLDPLMKAGAQIRKGKRDQGSMGESYKILKRYGLDETVEKLYPFELSGGMTRRILISTAVMEKPKLVIADEPTPGLHLEAAKRVLSHFREMADEGAGVLLITHDLELALEVADRIVVFYAGTSVEEAYAADFREERLLRHPYSKALYRAMPEHGFRAAPGAQPYLKDRPSGCPYAPRCEYREARCLKEVDYVGLAGEMVRCVKAEER
- a CDS encoding ABC transporter permease; protein product: MKQWNGRKSMVCLLVLFITLLAAVTIAGQLYRTEALVTDFSRKNMPPCFSHPFGTDWMGRDMFARTMTGLSMSIRIGLLTAVVSTVIAFFLGLFAASMGRVADGFVVGLIDLVMGIPHILLLVLISFALGKGFKGVVVGISLTHWTSLARLIRGEVLQLKESQYIKISRKLGRGGFETALKHMTPHLIPQLLVGLVLLFPHAILHEASITFLGFGLSSEQPAIGVILSESMKYLSMGKWWLALFPGAFLVAVVMLFHLTGEMVGRLIDPGALHQ